The following are from one region of the Nicotiana tabacum cultivar K326 chromosome 3, ASM71507v2, whole genome shotgun sequence genome:
- the LOC107810743 gene encoding uncharacterized protein LOC107810743 isoform X1 encodes MALPVLKLGTLALKTLSKPIASRLKQQAGLHPKFRNFIVSIAQANHRVTTTMQRRIYGHATNVEIRPLDEEKAVQAAVDLLGEVFVFSVAVAALYFEVQRSSRSEAKKEEVRRQEMEQMRERDEALAREMESLKSKIQELEQLARGRGLAGVFNLRPSHVEESKSPTPA; translated from the exons ATGGCACTGCCAGTATTGAAGCTAGGGACACTTGCATTGAAAACACTTAGCAAACCCATTGCCAGTAGGCTTAAGCAACAAGCTGGCTTGCATCCCAAGTTCCGTAATTTCATCGTGAGCATCGCCCAG GCAAACCACCGGGTGACAACAACAATGCAAAGGCGGATATATGGTCATGCAACCAATGTAGAAATACGGCCTTTGGATGAGGAGAAAGCTGTTCAAGCTGCTGTTGACCTTCTGGGGGAGGTTTTTGTCTTCTCG GTTGCAGTTGCTGCACTTTACTTTGAGGTGCAAAGAAGTTCTCGATCAGAAGCTAAAAAGGAGGAAGTTCGCAGGCAAGAGATGGAG CAAATGCGGGAACGAGATGAAGCATTGGCAAGAGAAATGGAGAgcctaaaaagcaaaattcaagAGCTTGAACAGCTAGCTAGGGGACGAGGACTTGCTGGAGTGTTCAATCTGAGACCTTCTCACGTTGAAGAAAGCAAATCCCCAACACCTGCATGA
- the LOC107810743 gene encoding OPA3-like protein isoform X2 — MALPVLKLGTLALKTLSKPIASRLKQQAGLHPKFRNFIVSIAQANHRVTTTMQRRIYGHATNVEIRPLDEEKAVQAAVDLLGEVFVFSQMRERDEALAREMESLKSKIQELEQLARGRGLAGVFNLRPSHVEESKSPTPA; from the exons ATGGCACTGCCAGTATTGAAGCTAGGGACACTTGCATTGAAAACACTTAGCAAACCCATTGCCAGTAGGCTTAAGCAACAAGCTGGCTTGCATCCCAAGTTCCGTAATTTCATCGTGAGCATCGCCCAG GCAAACCACCGGGTGACAACAACAATGCAAAGGCGGATATATGGTCATGCAACCAATGTAGAAATACGGCCTTTGGATGAGGAGAAAGCTGTTCAAGCTGCTGTTGACCTTCTGGGGGAGGTTTTTGTCTTCTCG CAAATGCGGGAACGAGATGAAGCATTGGCAAGAGAAATGGAGAgcctaaaaagcaaaattcaagAGCTTGAACAGCTAGCTAGGGGACGAGGACTTGCTGGAGTGTTCAATCTGAGACCTTCTCACGTTGAAGAAAGCAAATCCCCAACACCTGCATGA